The nucleotide sequence CAGGCTCTTTCTTGAAATCGGCAATTACGTTCTCGCCAAAGATTATCTCCACGCCCAGCGCTACCGCACCTTGCTCGGCCACGCTATGGCCGATGTGCTGGCGGAGGTCGATGTGCTGTGTACGCCGACGCTGCCGATCACCGCGCAGCCGCTCGGCCAGGAAGCCATCGACATTCGCGGTGAGACGGATTCGGTGTTCGGCGCCATCCTGCGCAATACCGAGCCGTTCGACCTGACCGGCCTACCGGCGCTTGTCGTGCCGTGCGGCAACGCCTCGGACGGCATGCCGATGAGCCTGCAAATCGCCGGGCGTCCATTTGACGAATCCGGCGTGCTCAAGGTCGGCCACGCATTTCAGCAGGCGAGCGATTGGCACCTCCGCCGGCCGCCGGACTAAGAAAAGGAAAGACGCGCTATGTCCGCTCGTCCGCAGCGAAAAATTACCAAGATTCTCGTCGCCAACCGCAGTGAAATCGCCATCCGGGTCATGCGCGCGGCGACCGAACTGGGCATCCGCACCGTCGCCATCTATTCGCAGGAGGACCGCTTCGCCCTGCATCGTTTCAAGGCGGATGAAAGCTATTTGGTCGGTGCGGGCAAGGGGCCGGTCGAAGCTTATTTAAGCATCGAGGATGTGCTGCGCATCGCCTGTGACGCTAAAGTTGATGCCATCCATCCGGGCTATGGTCTGCTATCAGAAAACCCGGATTTCGCCGACGCCTGCGCGGCGGCAAATATTCTCTTCATCGGGCCGACGCCGGATGCCATGCGTTTGCTCGGCAACAAGGTCTCGGCGCGGGCCCTCGCTGAGCGTGCCGGCGCGCCGGTCATGCCGGCGACCGGGCCGCTGCCGCACGATCTCGCCGGCGCCCAGGCGTTGGCGGCTGAGGTCGGTTATCCCCTCATGTTGAAGGCCAGTTGGGGCGGCGGCGGGCGCGGTATGCGAGTGATCGAGGACGAAGCCGCGCTGGCCGAGGGGCTCGACGCAGCGCGGCGCGAAGCCGCTGCGGCGTTTGGCAATGATGAGGTCTATCTCGAAAAACTGGTGCGCCGCGCGCGCCATGTCGAGGTGCAGATTTTCGGTGATAGCCACGGCAATATCGTGCATTTGCATGAGCGTGATTGCACCATGCAGCGGCGCAACCAAAAGGTGGTTGAGCGCGCACCGGCACCCTATCTCGATGCTGAGCAGCGCGCCGGTCTGCACAGCGCTGCCGTGCGTATTGGCCATGCGGCGGAGTACAGCAATGCCGGCACCGTCGAATTCCTCATGGATGTCGACACCGGCGCGTTTTATTTCATCGAGGTCAATCCGCGTATTCAGGTCGAGCACACGGTCACCGAAGTGGTAACCGGAATCGATCTGGTGAAGGCCCAGATCCGCATCACCCAGGGCGCGAAAATCGGCACGCCCGAAAGCGGCATGCCCGTGCAGGAAGAAATCCGCGTAAACGGCAATGCCATCCAATGCCGGGTGACGACGGAAGATCCGGAGAATAATTTCATTCCGGATTACGGTCGCCTGACCGCCTATCGCGGCGCCACCGGCTTCGGTATCCGGCTCGACGGCGGCACCGCCTATTCGGGCGCAGTGATCACCCCGTTTTACGATTCTCTGTTGGAGAAAGTAACCGCTTGGGCGCCGACTCCCGACGAAGCGATTGCGCGCATGGACCGGGCGCTGCGGGAGTTCCGCATCCGCGGCGTGCGCACCAATTTGATGTTTCTCGAAACCCTCCTCAGCCATCCCAAATTCCGCGGTGGCGATTACACCACCCGCTTTATTGACGAGACGCCGGAGCTATTCCATTTTGCCAAGCGGCGCGACCGTGCGACGCGGCTGTTACGCTTCATCGGCGAAGTGATCGTGAATGGCAATCCAGAGGTCGCGGGCCGCCCTGTCGGCCCGCAGGCCAGGCTGCCGGTTAAGCCCGCTGGTCCAGGTGCCGGTGGCGGTGAGATACAGCCCGGATCACGCCAGCGCTTGGCCGAACTGGGGCCCGCCGGTTTTGCCACTTGGATGCGTGCTCAGGATCAAGTTTTGATCACCGACACCAGCCTCCGCGATGCCCATCAATCGCTCTTGGCAACTCGTATGCGGAGCTATGATCTGCTGGCGGCGGCACCGGCTTATGCCCGCCTTCTTCCTGATCTGTTGTCGGTCGAATGCTGGGGCGGCGCCACCTTCGACGTGGCGATGCGCTTCCTCAAGGAAGACCCGTGGCAGCGCCTGAGTGCGTTCCGCGAGGCGATGCCCAATCTCCTTCTGCAAATGCTGCTGAGGTCTTCCAACGGCGTCGGCTACACCAACTATCCCGATAATGTTGTGCGCTATTTTGTGCAGCAGGCGGCCGAAGGCGGGATCGATCTGTTCCGGGTTTTCGATTCCCTAAATTGGGTGGAAAACATGCGCGTCGCCATGGATGCGGTGATTGAATCCGGAAAACTATGCGAAGCGGCAATTTGTTACACCGGCGACATTTCTGACCCGGCCCGCTCTAAATACGATCTCGCCTATTATCTCAGCATGGCACGCGAGCTTGAAGCGGCGGGCGCGCACATCATCGCGGTCAAGGATATGGCCGGCCTGTGCAAACCGGCAGCGGCGACCATCCTGATCAAGGCACTCAAACAAGAGACCGACCTGCCGATTCATTTTCATACGCATGACACCAGCGGCATCGCCGCCGCCAGCGTAATCGCCGCGGTCGAAGCCGGCGTTGACGCGGTGGATTTGGCGATGGACGCGCTCTCCGGCTTGACCTCGCAACCGAGCTTCGGCTCGGTCAATTCGGCGCTGGAGCACACGCCGCGCGCCACTGGCCTCGATCAAGGCGCGGTGCGTGAGTTATCGCATTATTGGGAGCAGGTGCGGCGCGGCTATTACGCCTTCGAAAGCGATATTCGCGCCGGCACTTCAGACGTTTACATCCACGCCATGCCGGGCGGGCAGTACACCAATCTCCGGGAGCAGGCGCGTGGGCTCGGCGTTGCCGATGAACGCTGGCCGGAAGTAGCGGCGGCCTATGCCGAGGTCAATGAGATGTTCGGCGATATCGTCAAAGTGACGCCGAGTTCCAAGGTCGTGGGCGATATGGCGCTCTTTATGGTGACCAGCGGCCTGACGCCCAAAGACGTGCAAAATCCGGAGCGTGATATCGCCTTTCCGGAATCGGTGGTGTCGTTTTTCGCCGGCGAATTGGGCCAACCTTACGGTGGCTTCCCGGAGGCATTGCAGAAGAAGGTGCTGAAAGGCCGCGCGCCGTTGACGGTGCGTCCCGGCTCTGTGTTGGCCGATGCGGACCTGTCGGCGCTCCGTGCAGAGGCGGAGCATAAGGTCGGCCGGCATATCCGCGATACCGAATTCGCCTCTTACCTGATGTATCCCACGGTATTTGCCGACTATGCCGCGCACCGCCGGCGCTTTGGCGATCTCAGCGTGCTGCCGACCCAAACTTTCTTCTACGGCATGACGCCGGGCGATGAAGTCACGCTCGATATTGGGCGCGGCCGGCAGTTTATCATCCGCTTTCTGGCTCTTGCGGAGGCCGACGACAAAGGCCGACGCACGGTATTTTTCGAACTCAACGGTCAGCCGCGTACGGTTCAAGTGGAAGATCTAAGCGCCGGCGCAACCCATGAAGCGCTGCCCAAAGCGGAAGAGGGCAATACGGCGCATGTCGCGGCGCCGATGCCGGGCATGGTGGTCAAGGTGTTCCATAGCGCGGGCGAGAAGGTGGCGAAGGGCGACGTGCTGTTTGCCATCGAGGCGATGAAGATGGAGACCGCGGTGCACGCCGAGCGCGCCGGCATCGTGCAGCGTATAGTCACGCAAGCCGGGGTGACGGTCGAGGCCAAAGACCTGATGATGGAATTGGCCGACGAATCTTAACGGGAGCGGAATCATGGCGACGCAAAAAGCGGATCTAACTGAGGCGGCGGAAGCGGTTCTCCTGCGCAGGGACCAGGGCGGCATCACCACGCTGACCTTGAACCGGCCAAAATCCGGCAACAGCCTGTCACATGAATTGGTGCACGCGTTGCAGGCGGCATGGGACGAAATCGATGGCGACGCGAGCGTGCGCGTCGTTGTCCTGGCCGCCTCGGGCCGTTTGTTTTGCACTGGCCACGACCTCAATGAATCGATCGACGCCATGGCAGACCCGCCGGTAAAGCTGGCGGGCAACCGCGCCTGCTCGCGCATGATGCAAAGCATGCTCAAGCTTTCCAAACCGATCATCGCCAAGGTGCACGGCGTGGCGACGGCGGCGGGATGTCAGCTCATGGCGACCTGCGATCTTGCTGTTGCTTCAACCGAAGCGCGTTTCGCCACACCGGGCGTAAACATCGGCCTCTGGTGTCTGTCGCCGCAAGTGGCATTGAGCCGCACCATCGCGCCCAAGCACGCCATGCAGATGCTGCTGACCGGCAAGCTGCACGACGCCGAAACCGCGCTCCGCTTTGGCCTTATCAACGAGGCAGTGGCGCCCGATCAGTTGGACGCGCGGGTCGATGAATTGGCGGCAGAAATCGCCAGCAAATCACCGCATTCCCTCGCCATGGGCAAGCGCTCCTTCTACCGCCAGCTCACCATGCCGCTCGACGAAGCCTATGAGTATGTCGACGAAGTTATCGTCCGCGCCATTCAATCGGAAGACGCGAAAGAGGGAATTTCCGCCTTCCTAGAAAAGCGCAAACCGGAATGGACGGGCCGCTAGGGCTGTTCAGTAATCTCTGTGAGCGCCCGCTGCCGCTTTATACATTTAGCCTATAAAACCGCGATGCCAAGCTGGAGCATGCTCAGCACATGGTTCAGCTGAAATTTCCACGTCCGCCGGTCTCTCAGCTTGCGGCGAGCCACGCCTCCGCGTCTTCAGCCTCTTGGAGTGTAAAACTCTTGATCTCAACGCCGGGGAACAGTGCGCCCTCGATCTCGGCAGCGGTTCGGAGCCAGCTTGCATCGCTGAGGACTGCGCAACGATCAAATTTACCGAGCAGTCCGAATAGCTTCGGAAGGCGCGAGAACTCGACGCCGATGGCCCCGAGGGTCGGTATGGAAAGCTCGGTGATCGTGTAGAGCATCCGCCCGTTGGTTATGTCCTCGGACTTCGCGGTCAAATCGTCGAGAGCAACGCGCATCGTCTCTGAGTCCAACGTTCCGCTGAGCTCGATATCGATGCGGTTCGGCGTCGGTTTGGTAACTGTCAGCATCGGAAACTCCCACAATCGGTGTTTCGAAACGCCGCTCCCCAACTAACCGTGGAGATCGGCTGGCCGCCTGGCGGCACGACTGCTTTGTTGAGCTATGCAGACGTTTGCTACGCGACACCAGCTTAATGTGGCCAACCTCCTTGCGGCAATCAAGGGCTGAAATCACTATTGGCCCCAGGCGGAAGAGCGCGACACTTTCGGTGTCAGTTGAAAAGTATCGATCTATTGGTGGAAATTTTTCGAGCGGCTGGCCGCCCGCTTTCTCCATTTATTTCAGATCGGATAGGCGCTCCGCCGTGACCCCCATGGAAAGCCCCTCTATGTCCTCCCAATTTCTATAGTTACGTTTGATTGCCACGGAGATTTTGTTGCTCATAGCAATGGTCCTAAATGTGCAAATGTGACCCAGATCAATGTAGGGCTCGGCTCCAGCCTTTAGTGTCTTGAGCAATAGTCGGCCGGCGGGAGTTTGCATGATGCGCTCCTGCCTCATGCCAAAGCCGTGCATTTTGGGAGGCCTTTCTCGATGCCACCAATAACTTCCGAGAAGCCCATTGCAGCCGTTCATGTAATTTCTACCGGTTCAGCCGAACAGCATAAGGAGCACCGCTACGGCAGCAAGCTTCCACGAATATGGTGGGCATTGGCGTCACGGAGCTGGGTAGAAGTTCCGATCAATGTTTACGTGATTGAGCATCGCGATGGCCTCGTGTTGTTCGATGCCGGTCTAGATCCAGCGATAGCGTCGGATCCAAACTATGTGACTCAGGCGATCGGCCGATTTTTCCTGCGCAAGGTCTTTCGCATTCACATCGGGCCGGATGACGCGCTAAGCAAAAAGCTTGAAGGACTGGGGCACGCCCCCGCCGACGTCCGCAGGGTCGTCGTCTCCCACCTACACTTCGATCATATTGGCTGTATCAAGGAGGTCTCCCAGGCCGAATTGCTCGTAAGTCGTGAAGAGTGGAAACGGTTATCCAGGCCGCATCCCGAACGGGATTGGATATTGCGCGAGCACGTCGAATTGCCGGGCGCCAACTGGCAGCCGATAGACTTTGTCCCGACCGAGGATGCGTTGATTGCACCCTTCGGAGCTTGTTACGACGTGATGGGGGATGGCTCGATGGTGTTGCTGCCTACCCCCGGCCACACACCGGGGTCCCTATCCATGCTGGTGCGATCGGATGGGTTTCCGCCGCTGCTGCTTGTGGGAGACCTCACCTATGAAGTCGATTTGTTGATGAGAGACCAGGTCCCCGGGGTCGGCGACAAAACTCAGCTGCGGTCGTCCTTCGCCAAAGTTCGTGCCCTAAAAAAGCAATTGCCAGACCTTGTCATCTTGGCAAGCCACGACCCCGCGGCTGAGGGAGCGTTGAGATCAGCATCAAGCTTAATGCAAATCGAGGGAGCTGAAGGTCATGCACATTGATTACGACGTAATCGTGATCGGATCGGGTTTGGGCGGATTGACCGCTGGAGCCCTGTTCGCGAGGGCCGGTCACCGGGTATTGATCCTGGAGCGCAACGCGGAATTCGGCGGGGCGGCGACAACCTATCAGCATGGGTCGTTGACCATTGAAGCCTCGCTGCATGAAACGACCGACCCGCATAATCCGCGCGATTGGAAGTCACGCGCCTTTCGAGCGCTCGGCATCCTCGATGATCTCGAGTTCGTACCCGTTGGTGATTTCTACCAGGTCCGTGGCCGTCTCTTCGACCCGCCGTTCTCTCTGCCGCACGGATTCGATGCGGTAGAGAAGGCGCTGGCCGCACGCTTTCCCAGCCATCGCAAGGCCTTCCGGCGCCTCTTCGAGCGCATGGAAGCGGTCCAGAACGCCACGGCACTGGTGGGCGAGCAGCATGACAGTCTGTGGTGGTTCCTGCATGCGCCCATGCTGCCGTTGAAACTCTGGCCATTATTACGGGGCATGCGGCAGAGCGTGTCCGACGTGTTTACGGAGCTGTTCGGCGACGACGAGTTGCCGAAGATTGCCCTCGCCGCAAATCTGGCGTACCACGCGGACGATCCCGATAAGCTGTGGTGGATCCTGTACGCGGTCCTATGGGGGGAATTCCTTGCCAGTGGCGGGACCTACATCCGGGGCGGCTCGGGAACGCTCAGCCGCCGGCTCGTTGGTGTCGTCGAGGAAGAAGGGGGTGCGGCGCAGTCTGGCCGTACCGTGACCGATATCCTTCTGGACGAAGATGGCCATGCGGTCGGTGTCGCGCATGCGGCATCTGACGGCAGCGATCGCCAAGAGGAACGGGCGCCTGTCCTGTTCGGCAACGCCGCGCCCGCGGTATTGGCGGACGCTCTTCCCCCGGAAGCACGGGAGAGGTTCTCGCGGCAATATGAGGGGCGGAAACAATCGATCTCCCTGTTTACCGTGTCTCTGGGGCTGAACCGGCGCCCCAGCGAGTTGGGGTTCACGCATTACTCCACCATGCTGATTCCCGATTGGCTGGAGTCACTTTCGGATTATTCACGCAGCGCGATATTGCTTGCCGACCCGCCCGCCGAGCGCATGCCGGTCATGAGCGTTGTTGACTACAGCGCTGTCGACAGCGGTCTGAACCCGCAAGGCCCATACCTGGTTTCCGTCGTCGGCGTCGATCGCGTGGCGAACTGGGAGGGGCTCGACGAACAGGCTTACCAGTCCAAACGAGATACTTGGCTTGCCGCGATCATCGCCGAGATCAATCGGACATTCCCCGGATTCGCCGACGCCGTGGTGCAGCGGGAAATGGCGACTGCGCTCACCATGCGGCGCTACCTCAATACGCCCGAAGGTGCTGTTTATGGATTTGCGGCAGAGCCGCCTTCTGGCAGGCGAACAGCGCGCACCGAGAAAGCGGTGGAAACGAACGTTCCCGGGTTGTGGTTGGCATCGGCTTATGGCGGTTTCGGCGGCTTTACCGGCGCAATGATGACGGGTTGGCAGGCGGCGCAGGCGGCATTAAGGGCGAGCCGATAGAACCCTGCTGGTTTTGGTTTGGATCCTGTCTGGGCCTCAGTGAATGCCAGCCTCTGGTAAACCTGTTGAATACTGGCGGAAGGACGGGGATTCGAACGCCGGAGCGACTGTCAGAGAAGCGAGCAACCCTCAATCAGAAGTGATCTGGGAAATGGGGGATAGTATTGTCGGTGCGGTCGGGCATTTCGTTGCACCGATCATGCCGGTAAGCCAGGCCAGCAGCATCTAGCTCAGAATATCGTTGATCACTGTCGCCGAGACGATGGTCTGGCCGATACGGTGATCGAGTAAGTTGAGGTCGTATAGCATTCACACTGTCGCCGGGACTGCGGTTATCGCCAATGCAATGTCGATGAAAAGACATTGCTCGATGCGTAGCGGTGACTCCGGCAGAAAGATCCGTCCCAGCTCCACGCCGAGTGCGCGCGGGAGCACCATGCCGCCGAACGCGACCGCCAGCGACGTTGCTGAGCGCCCGAATACCCTGTGCGGTTGTATCTCCACGCCGACAAACAACATGAGAAAAAACATGCCGAGATCGGTGATGGTATTGAATATCTGGTTGCCGTTGAGACCGGAGAGGGAGGGAAAGGTATCGGGGAATCTGGTACCGACGGCGCTGAGCGAGACGCCGGCGATCAGTTCGCCGATGAGGGAAGATGATGGCGACAGTTGTTCCGCCCCTTCGCCGAAGGCGCGCGTGGCGGCCAGGAGGGTGAGGACGACGTAAAAAGCTCCATCCTAACATTCCGGAGTGCGCCGGCGATCATCGTGGTAGGCGCTGCAATTTTCGAAGCTGTAAGCGCCCTTGCGGAAGGCCGGTGTAAGCGCCGAAGCGCCGCCGGCATCGCGCGGAGCGCGCCGTCAGCTCTGCTCGGGATACCAATATTCCGGTGCCGGGCGCTCAAAATCGGCGGGGCGGTCGATCACTTCGATGGTGGTGCCGCTCGCCTCCAGCGTGTCGTAATAGCAAAAGCGGACGCGCTTCCAACTGCCTTCCATGATCGGCTCGAAGCCGCGCGACCTAAAATTTGCGTGGCATTCGTCCCACGTCATACCGAGATCGCTTAGCAACACGCCGACATGCTGCACGCCTTCTTGGTTGCGCTCCAAATAATCCTTATAGATGCTCGGCCCCTCAAGCGGCTGAATGATTTCCCAATTGAGCGCGCCGGTCCAAGCCAGGGCCAGACGCATACTGAATTTTGCTGGCTTGCCGCGATAGCTGGTGTCGAAGAGGTCCGGCGCGCGGTACTCATTTACCCACCACGGGCCGATGCCGAGTTGATCTGCATAGCGCCGCACCATGGCGTCCAAATCGCGCGTGACGATGCAAATTTGCCGCGTCTCAGGAATGAAATCATTGGCCAGACTAAGTGTCGCGGGATCGGGGCTGGTCATGTCAGGGGCCTCCTTCAACCGGCCTGCACGGCGCGCCAAACGCGCTCCGGCGTGAGCGGCATGTCGATATGCTCGACGCCGCGCACGGCCAGGGCGTCCAACACCGCATTGACCACCGCTGGCACCGACGGAATGCAACCGGCTTCGCCGCAGCCTTTGACGCCGAATACATTTTGGTTGGTGAGCACCTCATTGGTGGCGAGGTAGAACTCCGGCATGTCGTCGGCGCGCGGCATGCAATAATCCATGAACGAACCGCTGATCAATTGGCCGCTCTCGGAATCATAATTGCAGTTTTCGAACACCGCCTGGCCCAATCCCTGAGCGAGGCCGCCATGAATCTGGCCTTCCAGCAACTGCGGATTGACGACGCGGCCGAAATCATTGACCGCGGTGTAGCTATCAAGCGTCAGCGCACCGGTTTCGGGGTCCACTTCTACTTCGCAAATATGACAGCCGTTGGGCAAGGTCGGATCGGAAATCTCCGATTGCGCGCTCTCGTCCAGCCCCGGCGTCATGCCTTCGGGCAAGTTGGTGGCAACGCGGGCCTTCGCGGCAAGCGCCATCACGTCGATTGAGCGGTCGGTCCCGGCGACGGTAAATGCACCGTCGTCGAAGCGGATATCCGCCACCGATGTTTCGAGTAGATGGGCGGCGAGCCGTTTGCCCTTCTCGATGATCTTGTCAGCGCCAAGCTTGACCGCCACACCGACCATATAGGTTGAGCGCGATCCGCCGGTTCCACCGCCTTGCGGCAGACTATCGCTGTCGCCCTCTTCGTAGAAAATCTTGTCGAACGGCACACCGAGGGTCTCGTTGAGGAACTGCGCAAAGATCGTGCTATGGCCCTGGCCGGAGGATTTGGTGCCGGCGGTCAGAGTGACACTGTCGTCGCCATTGAAGCGGATCGATACACTCTCATTCGGATCGCCGACTGTGGATTCGACATAGAGCGCCATGCCGATGCCGCGCAATCTGCCGCGTTCGAGAGCCAGCGCACGGCGCTGATTAAAGCCGAACCAATCGGCAAACTTCATGCAGCTGTCCATGTTCTCTTCGAACTGACCACAATCATATTCGATGCCCATCGGGCTGGTGTAAGGCATCTGCTCTGACGGGATGATGTTGCGGCGGCGAATTTCAATTGCGCCGAGGCCGGTCTCGCGCGCTGCCTTATCAACCAAGCGCTCCACCACATAGACGCTTTCCGGAATGCCGGCGCCGCGGTACGCATCGGTGAATACGGTGTTGGTCAACACGCCGCGCACTTCGGCATGGATCGCCGGCGTGCGGTAGGCATTGGCGAGCATACGGGTGTAGAGAAGGGTCGGGCTGACCGGTCCCAAATTCGATACATAGGCGCCGAGATTGGCTGTGGTGCTGACGCGAATGCCGAGGAAATTGGCTTCTGCGTCGAGCGCCAGTTCGGCATGGGTGACGTGATCGCGCGCCTGAGTGTCGCTGACCATGCCCTCGCCGCGCTCGCTCATCCATCGCACCGGGCGCCCGGTCTTGCGCGCCGCCCAAGCGATCAGCGGTTGCTCGGGGTGGACCATATGTTTCATGCCGAATCCGCCGCCGAGGGCTGGCGAGAGAATGCGCACCGCGTCTTGCTCAACGCTGAGAATATTGGCGACGATGGCACGCGTGTCGAACGGATGCTGGGTATTGGTGTGCAGCGTGTAGCGCCCACTGGCTTGATCGAAAATGCCGAGCGCGCCGCGCGTCTCGATCGGGTTGACGATCACGCGGCTATTCACCAAATCGACCGCGACAACACGCGCTGCATTGTTGAACGCCGCGTCCACGGCGTCGCGGTCGCCATGCTCCCAGACGAAAGACAAATTGCCAGGCGCCTCAGGCCACAGTGTCGGCGCGTCTGGTGCTTCAGCGCGGCCGGTTTCCACCACGCACGGCAGCGCGCGGTATGTCACCGCAATTTGTTCTGCCGCGTCTCGTGCTTGGCTCGACGTCTCGGCAATCACCATCACCACCGCCTCACCGACGTGACGCACGCGCTCCGCAGGCAAAAGGTAATTGGGCGGATAATAGGCACGACTGCCGTCGGGTCGATTTAACGGCACGAAGGCGTCCATGTTGCATGGCACGGTACCGAGCCCGTCGGCTTCGACATCGGCGCCAGTAAAGATCGCCACCACGCCGGGCATCGCCAGAGCTGCGGTGCAATCGATGTTTCCAATTTCCGCATGGGCATGCTCCGAGCGCAAGAAATGTGCGTGCGTCTGGCCGGGCAGGTTGAGGTCATCTTGAAATTTGCCCGCGCCGCGCAGCAAATCATTGTCTTCTTTGCGTTTGACCGATTGTCCGACACCGAATTTTGCCATGTCTTGTTTCTCCCTGTTCCCTGTCACGCCGACCCGTGGCGGTAATAATATGCCAATGCACAAGCCAACGACACGTCGTTGTTTAGTTATTTAGGCCGTGGCGAAGAATCTCTTTGACCGCCCGGATGCGCTGTCACACTCTTTCGCTCCAACATTAACCCACGAGATGAGGATAACCATGGCCGAACCCACATTGGAACAACAAGTCGCACGCTTAACTGCGATCGAGGACATCAAACAGTTGAAGGCGCAGTACTGCGCTTATTGCGATGACGGCTACGACCCAGAGGGTATTGGCGCCCAGTTCGTCGAAGACGGTATCTGGGACGGTGCCGCTTTCGGCCGCCATGTGGGCAGGGCGGCGATAAAGGAGTTTTTCAGCGGTATTTCAGGCGATATCACCTTCGCCGGTCATCTGGTGCTGAACCCGATCATCACTGTGGACGGCGATACCGCCAACGGCAAATGGTGGTTGATCATGCCATGCACCACAAACGAAGATGGCAAGAAGGAAGCGAAATGGTTGGCGGCGGAATATAACGATGACTACGTCAAGCAAGACGGGCGCTGGCTGTTCAAGCATCTCCGTCTAGAAATTAGATTCTTTGCGCCCCATCTCGAGGGCTGGGCGGCGATGACCTAAGAGAGCGCTTGAGCCACCGCACAATATTAGGGGCGCCTCAGGCGCCCCTAATTCGTTGCTCTAAAGATTGGCTGGCGCGCTGCTGATCAGGACTGGCGCTTCATGGCCGCGGAAGCGCTGATATCTGCCTTGAACGGAAAATAGATCTCTTGGTTGCCGGTGATGCCGGTGCGCCGGAAGATAAGGATCAGAAGTAGGATCAGACCAACGCCGACTTCGGCGGAGCTGCTCGGGATGGTGATCCCGGCCACTCCGCTCTCCAGGCGCCGGAGAACGTCGATCACGACGGTGAGCAAGACCACGCCAATCACCGCCCCGGACAGACTTTGCATGCCGCCGACGACGAGCATAGAGAGCGTGATGAAAGTCATGCCGAGATAAAAACTGTCGACCGTCAGCATGCCGAGGAAATGGCCGAACAGGCCACCGGCCATACCGCAGAAGAAAGCGCTCACAACAAAGGCGAGCAACCGTTGCCCAAAGACATTGACGCCGGCCGCCTTGGCAGCGACCTCGTCGTCCCGCGAGGCGCGCAGCGCCAATCCATATTTAGAGCGCGAGTACAAGAATGCCCCGGTGAGTGCGATGACGGCATAGACAT is from Pseudomonadota bacterium and encodes:
- a CDS encoding pyruvate carboxylase, whose translation is MSARPQRKITKILVANRSEIAIRVMRAATELGIRTVAIYSQEDRFALHRFKADESYLVGAGKGPVEAYLSIEDVLRIACDAKVDAIHPGYGLLSENPDFADACAAANILFIGPTPDAMRLLGNKVSARALAERAGAPVMPATGPLPHDLAGAQALAAEVGYPLMLKASWGGGGRGMRVIEDEAALAEGLDAARREAAAAFGNDEVYLEKLVRRARHVEVQIFGDSHGNIVHLHERDCTMQRRNQKVVERAPAPYLDAEQRAGLHSAAVRIGHAAEYSNAGTVEFLMDVDTGAFYFIEVNPRIQVEHTVTEVVTGIDLVKAQIRITQGAKIGTPESGMPVQEEIRVNGNAIQCRVTTEDPENNFIPDYGRLTAYRGATGFGIRLDGGTAYSGAVITPFYDSLLEKVTAWAPTPDEAIARMDRALREFRIRGVRTNLMFLETLLSHPKFRGGDYTTRFIDETPELFHFAKRRDRATRLLRFIGEVIVNGNPEVAGRPVGPQARLPVKPAGPGAGGGEIQPGSRQRLAELGPAGFATWMRAQDQVLITDTSLRDAHQSLLATRMRSYDLLAAAPAYARLLPDLLSVECWGGATFDVAMRFLKEDPWQRLSAFREAMPNLLLQMLLRSSNGVGYTNYPDNVVRYFVQQAAEGGIDLFRVFDSLNWVENMRVAMDAVIESGKLCEAAICYTGDISDPARSKYDLAYYLSMARELEAAGAHIIAVKDMAGLCKPAAATILIKALKQETDLPIHFHTHDTSGIAAASVIAAVEAGVDAVDLAMDALSGLTSQPSFGSVNSALEHTPRATGLDQGAVRELSHYWEQVRRGYYAFESDIRAGTSDVYIHAMPGGQYTNLREQARGLGVADERWPEVAAAYAEVNEMFGDIVKVTPSSKVVGDMALFMVTSGLTPKDVQNPERDIAFPESVVSFFAGELGQPYGGFPEALQKKVLKGRAPLTVRPGSVLADADLSALRAEAEHKVGRHIRDTEFASYLMYPTVFADYAAHRRRFGDLSVLPTQTFFYGMTPGDEVTLDIGRGRQFIIRFLALAEADDKGRRTVFFELNGQPRTVQVEDLSAGATHEALPKAEEGNTAHVAAPMPGMVVKVFHSAGEKVAKGDVLFAIEAMKMETAVHAERAGIVQRIVTQAGVTVEAKDLMMELADES
- a CDS encoding enoyl-CoA hydratase, with product MATQKADLTEAAEAVLLRRDQGGITTLTLNRPKSGNSLSHELVHALQAAWDEIDGDASVRVVVLAASGRLFCTGHDLNESIDAMADPPVKLAGNRACSRMMQSMLKLSKPIIAKVHGVATAAGCQLMATCDLAVASTEARFATPGVNIGLWCLSPQVALSRTIAPKHAMQMLLTGKLHDAETALRFGLINEAVAPDQLDARVDELAAEIASKSPHSLAMGKRSFYRQLTMPLDEAYEYVDEVIVRAIQSEDAKEGISAFLEKRKPEWTGR
- a CDS encoding STAS/SEC14 domain-containing protein, coding for MLTVTKPTPNRIDIELSGTLDSETMRVALDDLTAKSEDITNGRMLYTITELSIPTLGAIGVEFSRLPKLFGLLGKFDRCAVLSDASWLRTAAEIEGALFPGVEIKSFTLQEAEDAEAWLAAS
- a CDS encoding N-acyl homoserine lactonase family protein; protein product: MHDALLPHAKAVHFGRPFSMPPITSEKPIAAVHVISTGSAEQHKEHRYGSKLPRIWWALASRSWVEVPINVYVIEHRDGLVLFDAGLDPAIASDPNYVTQAIGRFFLRKVFRIHIGPDDALSKKLEGLGHAPADVRRVVVSHLHFDHIGCIKEVSQAELLVSREEWKRLSRPHPERDWILREHVELPGANWQPIDFVPTEDALIAPFGACYDVMGDGSMVLLPTPGHTPGSLSMLVRSDGFPPLLLVGDLTYEVDLLMRDQVPGVGDKTQLRSSFAKVRALKKQLPDLVILASHDPAAEGALRSASSLMQIEGAEGHAH
- a CDS encoding NAD(P)/FAD-dependent oxidoreductase, producing the protein MHIDYDVIVIGSGLGGLTAGALFARAGHRVLILERNAEFGGAATTYQHGSLTIEASLHETTDPHNPRDWKSRAFRALGILDDLEFVPVGDFYQVRGRLFDPPFSLPHGFDAVEKALAARFPSHRKAFRRLFERMEAVQNATALVGEQHDSLWWFLHAPMLPLKLWPLLRGMRQSVSDVFTELFGDDELPKIALAANLAYHADDPDKLWWILYAVLWGEFLASGGTYIRGGSGTLSRRLVGVVEEEGGAAQSGRTVTDILLDEDGHAVGVAHAASDGSDRQEERAPVLFGNAAPAVLADALPPEARERFSRQYEGRKQSISLFTVSLGLNRRPSELGFTHYSTMLIPDWLESLSDYSRSAILLADPPAERMPVMSVVDYSAVDSGLNPQGPYLVSVVGVDRVANWEGLDEQAYQSKRDTWLAAIIAEINRTFPGFADAVVQREMATALTMRRYLNTPEGAVYGFAAEPPSGRRTARTEKAVETNVPGLWLASAYGGFGGFTGAMMTGWQAAQAALRASR
- a CDS encoding cation:proton antiporter: MSPSSSLIGELIAGVSLSAVGTRFPDTFPSLSGLNGNQIFNTITDLGMFFLMLFVGVEIQPHRVFGRSATSLAVAFGGMVLPRALGVELGRIFLPESPLRIEQCLFIDIALAITAVPATV